Proteins from a genomic interval of Xylocopa sonorina isolate GNS202 chromosome 4, iyXylSono1_principal, whole genome shotgun sequence:
- the LOC143422897 gene encoding mitochondrial import inner membrane translocase subunit Tim17-B has translation MEYNREPCPWRIVDDCGGAFTMGAICGTLFQSVIGFRNAPSGIHRRLFGGVTAVRNRVPQVAGNFAIWGGLFSAIECTLIRCRSKEDPWNSIMSGALTGGVLAARTGIPSMIGSATVGGVFLALVEGFGIMATRLHADSFAQHMQMYELENLPEFHGLPASTRLGFSGAPANTETARQVNGNGVEMDRIGKGR, from the exons ATGGAATACAATCGTGAACCATGTCCCTGGAGGATAGTGGATGATTGCGGTGGTGCCTTCACCATGGGCGCTATTTGTGGTACTCTGTTTCAA AGCGTCATCGGTTTCCGGAACGCGCCATCGGGCATCCATCGAAGACTATTCGGCGGCGTGACAGCGGTGAGGAACCGCGTTCCTCAAGTAGCAGGCAACTTCGCCATCTGGGGAGGTCTTTTCTCCGCGATCGAGTGCACCTTGATACGATGTCGCTCGAAGGAGGACCCGTGGAACTCCATCATGAGCGGCGCGCTGACGGGCGGCGTCCTGGCGGCTAGAACCGGAATTCCATCGATGATCGGGAGCGCGACCGTCGGCGGTGTCTTCCTGGCCCTGGTCGAGGGGTTTGGGATAATGGCGACGCGGCTGCACGCAGATTCGTTCGCCCAGCACATGCAGATGTACGAACTGGAGAACCTCCCGGAGTTCCACGGACTTCCGGCTAGCACCAGGCTAGGTTTCAGCGGCGCGCCGGCGAACACGGAAACGGCTAGGCAGGTGAACGGCAATGGCGTCGAGATGGATAGGATCGGCAAAGGGAGATGA